A genomic segment from Spinacia oleracea cultivar Varoflay chromosome 3, BTI_SOV_V1, whole genome shotgun sequence encodes:
- the LOC110788489 gene encoding protein NRT1/ PTR FAMILY 3.1, with amino-acid sequence MENNMDHHQQTRRSTKSQHRPKGGLITMPFIFANEVCEKLAVVGFQTNMISYLTEQLHMPLTKAANTLTNFGGTGSLTPLLGAFIADSFAGKFWTITIASIIYQLGMISLTTSAIVPKLRPPPGEEASGGQLAILYVSIYLAALGSGGIRPCVVAFGAEQFDESDPKQKNSTWKYFNWYYFSMGVSMLVAVTVLVYIQENIGWGVGLGIPTCLMVLSITSFIFGYRLYRHLDPSGSPFTRLVQVCVAAYKKRKLDMVNDPWLLYENEVLDAPISFAGNLIHTKHIKFLDKAAIVTEEDNPKAPNLWRLNTVHRVEELKSIIRMGPIWGAGIILITAYAQQSTFSLQQAKTMDRHISKSFEIPAGSMSFFTISSMLTTVAIYDRLLIPIARRFTGLDRGISFLHRMGIGFVISILATFVAGFVEQKRKHVAIVHGLVDDPHAIIPISFLWLVPQYGLHGMAEAFMSIGHLEFFYDQAPESMKSTAMALFWTAISLGNYLSTLMVTMVHKYTAAKDGSNWLPDNNLNKGKLDYFYWLITFMQVLNFIYYFICAKYYTFKPVELQMKDTDNQNKNHFELVTTPL; translated from the exons ATGGAAAATAATATGGATCATCATCAGCAAACTAGACGAAGCACCAAGTCTCAACATAGGCCTAAGGGTGGCCTTATCACAATGCCCTTCATCTTTG CAAATGAAGTGTGTGAGAAGTTGGCAGTGGTAGGATTTCAGACGAATATGATAAGCTATTTAACTGAACAGCTTCATATGCCATTAACCAAAGCTGCAAACACTCTTACTAACTTTGGAGGCACCGGAAGCTTGACGCCATTACTTGGTGCCTTTATTGCCGACTCCTTTGCCGGAAAATTTTGGACTATAACCATTGCTTCCATCATCTACCAATTA GGCATGATAAGCTTGACAACATCAGCAATAGTACCAAAGTTAAGGCCACCTCCTGGGGAAGAAGCAAGTGGAGGACAACTTGCAATTTTGTACGTATCCATCTATCTAGCAGCATTAGGTTCGGGTGGGATCCGACCCTGTGTAGTGGCATTCGGGGCGGAACAGTTTGACGAGTCGGATCCAAAGCAGAAGAATAGCACATGGAAGTATTTCAATTGGTACTATTTTTCCATGGGAGTATCAATGTTAGTGGCTGTCACGGTTTTGGTTTATATCCAAGAAAATATAGGGTGGGGAGTAGGCCTTGGCATACCAACTTGTTTAATGGTCCTCTCTATTACTAGTTTTATTTTTGGATACCGCCTTTACCGACATTTGGATCCATCTGGGAGCCCGTTTACCCGGCTTGTTCAAGTATGTGTAGCTGCCTACAAGAAGAGGAAATTGGATATGGTAAATGACCCTTGGTTGCTCTATGAGAATGAGGTGCTTGATGCCCCTATTTCTTTTGCTGGCAACCTCATTCACACCAAACATATCAA ATTTCTTGACAAGGCAGCTATAGTAACGGAAGAAGACAACCCAAAGGCACCAAATCTGTGGAGGCTAAACACAGTTCATAGAGTAGAAGAACTGAAATCGATAATTCGAATGGGACCGATATGGGGTGCTGGGATAATTCTAATCACAGCTTATGCACAACAAAGCACATTTTCCCTCCAACAAGCTAAAACTATGGACAGACATATAAGTAAATCCTTTGAAATACCAGCAGGTTCAATGTCTTTCTTTACCATTTCATCCATGCTAACAACAGTCGCTATCTATGATCGTCTTCTTATCCCAATAGCCCGTAGATTTACAGGCCTTGATCGCGGTATATCTTTCTTACACCGTATGGGAATAGGGTTTGTTATCTCCATATTGGCTACTTTTGTTGCTGGTTTTGTTGAACAAAAACGAAAACATGTAGCAATTGTTCATGGTTTAGTTGATGATCCCCACGCCATCATTCCTATTTCGTTTCTTTGGCTTGTTCCTCAATACGGCCTTCATGGTATGGCTGAGGCATTTATGTCGATTGGTCACCTAGAGTTCTTCTATGATCAAGCACCAGAAAGCATGAAGAGCACTGCAATGGCTTTGTTTTGGACAGCGATTTCTCTTGGGAATTACTTGAGCACCTTAATGGTTACAATGGTGCACAAGTATACAGCCGCCAAAGACGGGTCCAATTGGTTGCCGGATAATAACCTCAACAAGGGGAAATTGGACTACTTCTATTGGTTGATCACTTTCATGCAAGTCTTGAATTTCATCTACTATTTCATTTGTGCCAAGTATTACACTTTTAAGCCTGTTGAGCTGCAAATGAAGGATACTGATAATCAAAACAAGAATCACTTTGAACTTGTCACTACTCCCCTCTAA